A stretch of Corallococcus soli DNA encodes these proteins:
- a CDS encoding ABC transporter permease, with protein sequence MKSLLARSSLRHLGGHPWLTALSLLGIAMGVAVVVSIDLASGSALRAFEQSTDVVAGRATHQIMGGTSGLPEGVYTALKLRPDAPEAAPVVQGFVQVETGNRRTLTLLGLDPFEEAPFRDFSTGNAVGDVGELLTKPGTVVMGAKTARVLGVKAGDTLPVTVMGVRRELRVSALLSPARETTEQALESLLICDLSTAQEVLGQQGRLTRVDLKLTEGEAQAARLRAALPQGAELVQTSGRAGTVEQMTRAFRTNLTALSLLALVVGMFLIYNTMTFSVVQRRGMLGRLRAVGVTRGELFGLVLGEALVLGIVGTTAGLLLGILMASGLVGLITRTINDLYFVVNVRRLSLEPFTLLKGLGLGLGATVLAALVPAWEAAHATPVTALRRSTVEDASHRKAPRRALQGLGLLALSVGLLAWPTQALTPAYAGLFGVMMGTALLVPWVTEKLTAAAARPLGALFGPLGRMAARGVTASLSRTAVALAALMVAVATTVGVGLMVSSFRGTVVAWLESALQADVFVSPPSLVARRGDSALVPGLEEKLRTTPGVAASGSIRVVHVRVNDVDTDLLAIDFAKGHERSYRFKEGRAEDVWRQVDASRDAVLVSEPFAFHRRVRAGDTLRMSTDRGPHDFRVAGVYYDYGSDVGTVMMPRATYEHWYDDRGVSGLSLIAAPGQDVDALVSRVRDRAGGEQALNVRANKALRQASLEVFDRTFTITQVLRLLAIGVAFVGVLSALMSLQLERAREFAVLRATGLTPGQLWGMVSLQTGLLGLLAGLFSIPLGLALAYVLVHVINQRSFGWTLQLVVSPGVVGQAMLLALVAAALAGLYPAWRMARANPAMALREE encoded by the coding sequence ATGAAGTCGCTGCTCGCGCGCTCCAGCCTGCGCCACCTGGGCGGGCACCCGTGGCTCACCGCCCTGTCGCTGCTGGGCATCGCGATGGGTGTGGCGGTGGTGGTGTCCATCGACCTGGCGAGCGGCAGCGCGCTGCGCGCCTTCGAGCAGTCCACCGACGTCGTCGCCGGCAGGGCCACGCATCAAATCATGGGCGGCACGTCGGGCCTGCCCGAGGGCGTCTACACGGCGCTGAAGCTGCGCCCGGACGCGCCGGAGGCGGCGCCCGTGGTGCAGGGCTTCGTGCAGGTGGAGACGGGCAACCGCCGCACGCTCACGCTCCTGGGGTTGGATCCGTTCGAGGAGGCGCCCTTCCGCGACTTCTCCACGGGCAACGCGGTGGGGGACGTGGGCGAATTGCTCACGAAGCCCGGCACGGTGGTGATGGGCGCGAAGACGGCGCGGGTGCTGGGCGTGAAGGCGGGGGACACGCTGCCGGTGACGGTGATGGGGGTGCGCCGGGAGCTGCGCGTGTCGGCCCTGCTGTCCCCGGCGCGGGAGACGACGGAGCAGGCCCTGGAGTCGCTGCTCATCTGCGACCTCTCCACCGCGCAGGAGGTGCTGGGGCAGCAGGGCCGGCTGACGCGCGTGGACCTGAAGCTGACGGAGGGAGAGGCGCAGGCCGCGCGGCTGAGGGCCGCGCTGCCCCAGGGCGCGGAGCTGGTCCAGACGTCGGGGCGCGCGGGCACGGTGGAGCAGATGACGCGGGCGTTCCGCACCAACCTCACCGCGCTGTCGCTGCTGGCGCTCGTGGTGGGGATGTTCCTCATCTACAACACGATGACGTTCTCGGTGGTGCAGCGGCGCGGGATGCTGGGCCGGCTGCGCGCGGTGGGCGTGACGCGCGGGGAGCTGTTCGGGCTGGTGCTGGGGGAGGCGCTGGTGCTCGGCATCGTGGGCACCACGGCGGGGCTGCTGCTGGGCATCCTGATGGCCAGCGGGCTCGTGGGCCTCATCACGCGCACCATCAATGACCTGTACTTCGTGGTGAACGTGCGCCGTCTGTCATTGGAGCCCTTCACCCTGCTCAAGGGCCTGGGCCTGGGCCTGGGCGCCACGGTGCTGGCGGCGCTGGTGCCCGCGTGGGAGGCGGCGCACGCGACCCCGGTGACGGCGCTGCGGCGCTCGACGGTGGAGGACGCGTCCCACCGCAAGGCCCCCCGGAGGGCGTTGCAGGGCCTGGGGCTGCTGGCCCTCTCCGTGGGGCTGCTCGCGTGGCCCACGCAGGCGCTGACGCCCGCGTACGCGGGGCTGTTCGGCGTGATGATGGGCACCGCGCTGCTGGTGCCCTGGGTGACGGAGAAGCTGACCGCCGCGGCGGCGCGGCCCCTGGGCGCGCTGTTCGGTCCGCTGGGGCGCATGGCGGCGCGCGGGGTGACGGCCAGCCTGTCGCGCACGGCGGTGGCGCTGGCGGCGCTGATGGTCGCGGTGGCGACGACGGTGGGCGTGGGGCTGATGGTGTCCAGCTTCCGGGGCACGGTGGTGGCGTGGCTGGAGTCCGCGCTGCAGGCGGACGTCTTCGTGTCCCCTCCGTCGCTGGTGGCACGGCGGGGGGACTCCGCGCTGGTGCCGGGGCTCGAGGAGAAGCTGCGCACGACGCCCGGGGTCGCGGCGAGCGGCTCCATCCGCGTGGTGCACGTGCGCGTCAACGACGTGGACACGGACCTGCTGGCCATCGACTTCGCGAAGGGGCACGAGCGCTCCTACCGCTTCAAGGAAGGGCGCGCGGAGGACGTGTGGCGGCAGGTGGACGCGTCCCGGGACGCGGTGCTCGTGTCGGAGCCCTTCGCCTTCCACCGCCGCGTGCGCGCGGGCGACACGCTGCGCATGTCCACGGACCGGGGTCCGCACGACTTCCGCGTGGCGGGCGTGTACTACGACTACGGCTCGGACGTGGGGACGGTGATGATGCCGCGCGCCACATATGAGCACTGGTATGACGACCGGGGCGTGAGCGGCCTGTCCCTCATCGCGGCGCCGGGCCAGGACGTGGACGCGCTGGTGTCCCGCGTGCGCGACCGCGCGGGCGGTGAGCAGGCCTTGAACGTGCGCGCGAACAAGGCCCTGCGGCAGGCGTCGCTGGAGGTGTTCGACCGCACCTTCACCATCACGCAGGTGCTGCGGCTGCTGGCCATTGGCGTCGCGTTCGTGGGCGTCCTGAGCGCGCTCATGTCCCTGCAACTGGAGCGGGCGCGCGAGTTCGCGGTGCTGCGCGCGACGGGGCTCACGCCGGGTCAGCTCTGGGGGATGGTGTCGTTGCAGACGGGCCTGTTGGGGTTGCTCGCGGGGTTGTTCTCCATCCCGCTGGGGCTGGCGCTGGCCTACGTGCTGGTGCACGTCATCAACCAGCGCTCGTTCGGGTGGACGTTGCAGTTGGTGGTGTCACCCGGCGTGGTGGGGCAGGCGATGCTGCTGGCATTGGTGGCGGCGGCGCTGGCGGGCCTGTACCCGGCGTGGCGGATGGCGCGCGCGAATCCGGCGATGGCGTTGCGGGAGGAATGA
- a CDS encoding lipocalin-like domain-containing protein — protein sequence MGRGLVIGVGLVLAVLGVAVGVVMRDTEEAGQGGSGTMTVAGALGGNGSLEGYARAMEPRPFRFPEDHGPHPDFRTEWWYWTGNLETEDGRAFGYQFTLFRSALSPGKQDRDSAWGTRQVFMGHFTVTDVSAGRFHVTERFSRAALGLAGSEGAPFHVWLQDWDVRGEGAGTWPMRLRAQGDGVALDLVMDEGKPPVLQGDRGLSQKGPEKGNASYYYSLTRMPSRGTVSVDGRTVSVKGESWMDREWSTSALGPDMVGWDWFA from the coding sequence ATGGGCCGCGGACTCGTCATCGGCGTGGGGTTGGTGCTGGCCGTGCTCGGCGTGGCGGTGGGCGTGGTGATGCGGGACACGGAGGAGGCGGGCCAGGGCGGCTCCGGCACGATGACGGTGGCGGGAGCCCTGGGAGGCAATGGCAGCCTGGAGGGGTATGCGCGCGCCATGGAGCCCCGGCCCTTCCGCTTCCCGGAGGACCACGGCCCCCATCCCGACTTCCGCACCGAGTGGTGGTACTGGACGGGGAACCTGGAGACGGAGGACGGGCGGGCCTTCGGCTATCAGTTCACGCTGTTCCGCAGCGCGCTCTCGCCAGGGAAGCAGGACCGGGACTCCGCCTGGGGCACGCGGCAGGTGTTCATGGGGCACTTCACGGTGACGGACGTGAGCGCCGGGCGGTTCCATGTCACCGAGCGCTTCAGCCGCGCGGCCCTGGGGCTGGCGGGTTCGGAGGGAGCCCCCTTCCATGTCTGGCTTCAGGACTGGGACGTGCGCGGCGAAGGCGCGGGCACGTGGCCCATGCGCCTGCGCGCGCAGGGTGACGGCGTGGCGCTGGACCTGGTGATGGACGAGGGCAAGCCGCCCGTGCTCCAGGGCGACCGGGGCCTGAGCCAGAAGGGCCCGGAGAAGGGCAACGCGTCCTATTACTACTCCCTGACCCGCATGCCGTCGCGGGGCACCGTGTCCGTGGACGGACGGACGGTGTCCGTGAAGGGCGAGAGCTGGATGGACCGCGAGTGGAGCACCAGCGCGCTGGGCCCCGACATGGTGGGCTGGGACTGGTTCGCGC